The following is a genomic window from Polaribacter atrinae.
CCCAAAAACTTCATGAATTCTAAATCAATTTTTTGAGGATCGTGTCTAGAATCTATCAAAACAAAAGTACAAACTAGTTGTTCTCTTTCTTTAAAGTAGTTTTCTATAAAAAACTGAAAAATGGTTCTTTTCTTTTTAGATACTTTAGCATAACCATAACCAGGTAAATCTACTAAAAACCATTCCTCATTAATTTTAAAGTGATTAATAAGTTGTGTTTTACCAGGTTTCCCAGAAATTTTAGCTAAATCTTTGCGCTCCATTAACATGTTAATTAATGAAGATTTACCAACATTAGAACGTCCTATAAATGCATATTCGGGCATTCTTTCTTTTGGAGCATTAGTAACATTACTATTGCTCATCACAAAATCTGCAGATCTAATTTTCATTATAATAGGTCTCTTTTTATTGAAATTTCTCTAAGCGAGAATTATATATTTTTAGAAGTAAGCCATGAATGAAGAATTTTGTTGAATTCTTCTGGTTTTTCCATCATTGCTGCATGCCCACATTTATCAATCCAAAATAACTCTGAATTCGATAAAAGTTTATGAAAGTCTTCGGCTGCTTCAGGTGGTGTAACACCGTCTTGTTTTCCCCAAATTAAACATGTTGGATGTTTCATGTCGGGTAAATCATTCGCCATATTGTGTCTTATGGCACTTTTGGCAATAGATAACGTTTTTAAAGCTTTCATTCTGTCATTAACAGTACTGTAAACATCATCTACTAATTCCTTAGTTGCAATTGCAGGGTCGTAAAAAACTTCTCTGGCTTTTTGTTCTATGTATTCGTAGTTTCCTCTTTTAGGAAAACTATCTCCCATTGCTTTTTCATACATTCCAGAACTACCTGTAAGTACAAGAGCACTCACTTTTTCTGGGTAATGTTTTGTGAAATATAAGGCAATATGACCTCCTAGAGAGTTTCCTAAAAGTATTGCGTTATCTATCTGTTTGTGTTCTAAAAACTCCTTTAAAAACTTTGCTAAATTTTTAACATTTGTTTTTAAAAGGGGTAAAGAATATAAAGGTAATTCTGGGATTAAAACTTTGTATCCGTTGCTAGAAAAATGATCAAAAGTTGAGTCAAAATTACTCAAAGCTCCCATTAATCCATGTAAAATAATGATTGCAGGTCCTTCTCCAGCTTCTGCATACGTAAATTTCCCTTCCTCTGTTAACTTATCAGTCATTAATTATTAATTGGCTTAGAAGCAAATGTAATTCTTTTTTACGAAATAAATATCGTTTTCGTAAAGGACTATTCTTAAAATAAAATAGACTCTACCTGCAATGAATTGTTAATAAAAGCGTTATTTATTAACAATGTGGTAAAAAGTGGTAAAAAGTGGTAAAATTTACATATTTTTGACTTCAATTAATATGTTTTAAGTGTGATAAACCTAATTGGTACATATGAGTGTAAATCAGATGCTAAGGGGAGATTGATGTTTTCATCAGCCTTTAAAAAGCAACTAGATTCTGTGTTACAAGATGGTTTTGTCGTGAAAAGAGCTGTTTTTCAACCGTGTTTAGAGTTGTATCCGATGAAAGAATGGAACTTGATGATGGAAAAAATCAACAAACTTAACAGGTTTAGTAAAAAGAATAATGATTTTATTAGAAGATTTACAGCAGGAGTAAAGATGGTAGAATTAGATGCTACTGGTAGAATTTTAATTCCAAAAGATTTGTTTGAGTTTGCAGGAATTAAAAAACAAGTAGTAATGTCTTCTTCAGTGAATATCATTGAAATTTGGGATAAAGAGAAGTATGAAAAAGCCATTGATGATGCAGCAGATGATTTTGCTGATTTGGCTGAAGAGGTAATGGGAAATACAGAATTAGATGAATTATCATAATCCAGTTTTATTGCAAGAGAGTGTAGATGCGTTAGCTATTAAAGAAGACGGTGTTTATGTAGATGTTACGTTTGGTGGCGGAGGTCATTCAAGAGAAATTTTGAAAAGATTGGGTGCAAATGGGAAATTGTTTGGTTTTGATCAAGATCCAGATGCTTTAGGAAATGTAATTGATGATGAGCGTTTTGTTTTGATTCCTGAAAATTTTAGATATATCTCAAGGTTTTTGAGGTTTAATGGTGTGCGAAAAGTAGATGGTGTTTTAGCGGATTTAGGTGTTTCTTCTCATCAGTTTGATGAGGCGGAAAGAGGGTTCTCTACTCGCTTTGATGGTGATTTAGATATGAGAATGAATCAGAAATCTAAAACATCAGCTAAAGAAATTGTCAATTCATATTCAGAGGAAAAATTGGCGGAAATATTGTTTTTATATGGAGAGTTGAGGAACTCTAGAAATATAGCAAAAACAATTGTAGAGAAGAGGCAAGAAGAGAAAATAGATACGAGTTTTCAGTTAAGAAAAGTGTTGCAAAAGTATTTACCAAAAGCAAAAGAACATAAAATTATAGCCCAAATTTTTCAGGCGATTCGAATAGAAGTGAACGAGGAATTAGATGTTTTAAAAGAGTTTTTAGAGCAGATGCCTAATTTATTAAAAGAAGATGGTCGATTAAGTGTAATCTCATATCATTCTTTAGAAGATAGGTTGGTGAAAAGGTTTATAAGAACTGGCTTGTTTAAAGGTGAGTTAGAGAAAGATGTTTTTGGTAGAAGTAATGAACCAATGCAAAAAGTAGGGAAGTTGATTGTGCCTACGGCGCAAGAGATTAAACTAAATAATAGGGCTCGTAGTGCTAAGTTAAGGATAGCAACTTTAAGAAAGTAAGATGTCTAAGGTTAAAAAAGGACTTTACGATTTTCTGAGAGGAAGTTTTCTTACAGATGATGCTGCCTTTAATAATTGGCGAATCATCATTTTTGTGGTTATGTTGTTGTTAATTATGATAACAAGCGCACATAAAGCAGAGCGAAAAGTTATTCAGATATCAATTTTGAATAAACAGAAAAGAGAGTTAAGAGCAGTGTATGTGGATACTGGTACTATTTTAATGAGAATGAAAATGGAGTCGAGTATCAGAGAAAAAGCAAAGGCAAGAGGTTTAGAACCTTTAAAATCCCCACCGAAGAAAATAAAAGTAACCATTAAAGATTAATAAAATTGGCAACTCAGAAAAAAAGCATACTTACAAAATTCTACTTAGTAGCTGCTTTTATGACGCTATTTTTGTTGGCTATTGTGTTTCGTGTTTTTTCCATTCAACATACGGAGGGAGATAAGTATCGAAAATTGTCTACAGAATTAACTATCAGACAAGATACTATTTACGCTAATAAGGGAAATGTTTATGCGGCAGATGGAAATTTGCTGGCTACTTCTATGTCTAAATTTACGATTAGAATGGATGTGGTTGCTGTAGATAGTGAAATTTTTGAGAAAAACATTGTGGCATTGTCTAAGTCGCTTTCAGGTATGTTTGGGAGAACGTCTTACTATTATCAAAATAAATTAAGAACAGCAAAAAAGAGGAGAAATAGATATTTGTTAATAGCTAGAAATGTAGGTTATACAGATTATTTGAAGATTAAGGATTTTCCTATTTTTAATAGAGGTGTTTATTCAGGAGGTTTTATTGCGGAGCATAAAACGGTAAGAGCACATCCTATTGGTAAGATTGCTGCGCGTACAATTGGGTATGCAGATTTTAGAGGGGAAGCAGGTATAGAAGGTGCTTTTGCAGATTATATGCAAGGAGTAAATGGTTTGCGATGGAAGCAAAAAATCGCAAAAAATCAGTGGAAACCTATAAATGATGTAAATGAAAAGGAGCCTATTGATGGGCATGATATTATAACAACTATAGATGTTAATATTCAGGATATTACGCATCATGCTTTGTTAGATAAATTAAAGTTTTTTGAAGCAGAGCATGGTAGTGCTGTAGTTATGGAGACTGCAACAGGAGAAATTAAGGCAATTTCTAATTTAGGAAGAGATTCTAATGGAGGATATTACGAAAAAAGAAATTATGCTGTTTGGGAAAGCCATGAGCCAGGTTCTACTTTTAAGTTAGCGAGTTTAATGGTTGCTTTAGACGATAAAGTAATAGATACATCAACTATTGTAGATACTGAAAAGGGTAGGATTTATGTAAATAATAGAAAGGTAGAAGATTCTCATCATGGTGGTTATGGTAAGATTTCCGTAGCAAGAGTGTTAGAGGTTTCTTCTAATGTTGGTGTGGTAAAGGTGATTCAAAAGTATTACGATAAAAATCCTCAAAGGTTTTATGATAAAATAGCCGAATATGGTTTTACAAAGCCAATTGGTTTTCAAATACAAGGAGAGGGGAAGCCTTATGTTCCGAGTCCGAAAGATGATAGTTGGAGTAAAATTTCGCTAGAGTGGATGTCTTGGGGTTATGGTATTTCTGTGACGCCAATGCAGACGTTAATGTTTTATAATGCTGTTGCAAACAACGGTGTTATGGTAAAACCAAGATTTGTAAAAGAATTAAGAAGAGAAGATAAGGTTGAAAAGGTTTTTGAAACCGAAGTTGTAAACCCTAAAATAGCTTCTGATGAGACTTTAAGTAAGTTACGAAAAGTGTTAGAAAATG
Proteins encoded in this region:
- the yihA gene encoding ribosome biogenesis GTP-binding protein YihA/YsxC, with the translated sequence MKIRSADFVMSNSNVTNAPKERMPEYAFIGRSNVGKSSLINMLMERKDLAKISGKPGKTQLINHFKINEEWFLVDLPGYGYAKVSKKKRTIFQFFIENYFKEREQLVCTFVLIDSRHDPQKIDLEFMKFLGENQIPFCIAFTKADKLGSSKLNKQITSYKKKLLNTWETLPKSFITSSSTGLGREEFLDFIDGVNEDVAKDFK
- a CDS encoding alpha/beta fold hydrolase, translating into MTDKLTEEGKFTYAEAGEGPAIIILHGLMGALSNFDSTFDHFSSNGYKVLIPELPLYSLPLLKTNVKNLAKFLKEFLEHKQIDNAILLGNSLGGHIALYFTKHYPEKVSALVLTGSSGMYEKAMGDSFPKRGNYEYIEQKAREVFYDPAIATKELVDDVYSTVNDRMKALKTLSIAKSAIRHNMANDLPDMKHPTCLIWGKQDGVTPPEAAEDFHKLLSNSELFWIDKCGHAAMMEKPEEFNKILHSWLTSKNI
- the mraZ gene encoding division/cell wall cluster transcriptional repressor MraZ; translated protein: MINLIGTYECKSDAKGRLMFSSAFKKQLDSVLQDGFVVKRAVFQPCLELYPMKEWNLMMEKINKLNRFSKKNNDFIRRFTAGVKMVELDATGRILIPKDLFEFAGIKKQVVMSSSVNIIEIWDKEKYEKAIDDAADDFADLAEEVMGNTELDELS
- the rsmH gene encoding 16S rRNA (cytosine(1402)-N(4))-methyltransferase RsmH, with product MNYHNPVLLQESVDALAIKEDGVYVDVTFGGGGHSREILKRLGANGKLFGFDQDPDALGNVIDDERFVLIPENFRYISRFLRFNGVRKVDGVLADLGVSSHQFDEAERGFSTRFDGDLDMRMNQKSKTSAKEIVNSYSEEKLAEILFLYGELRNSRNIAKTIVEKRQEEKIDTSFQLRKVLQKYLPKAKEHKIIAQIFQAIRIEVNEELDVLKEFLEQMPNLLKEDGRLSVISYHSLEDRLVKRFIRTGLFKGELEKDVFGRSNEPMQKVGKLIVPTAQEIKLNNRARSAKLRIATLRK
- a CDS encoding FtsL-like putative cell division protein, which codes for MSKVKKGLYDFLRGSFLTDDAAFNNWRIIIFVVMLLLIMITSAHKAERKVIQISILNKQKRELRAVYVDTGTILMRMKMESSIREKAKARGLEPLKSPPKKIKVTIKD
- a CDS encoding penicillin-binding protein, with the translated sequence MTLFLLAIVFRVFSIQHTEGDKYRKLSTELTIRQDTIYANKGNVYAADGNLLATSMSKFTIRMDVVAVDSEIFEKNIVALSKSLSGMFGRTSYYYQNKLRTAKKRRNRYLLIARNVGYTDYLKIKDFPIFNRGVYSGGFIAEHKTVRAHPIGKIAARTIGYADFRGEAGIEGAFADYMQGVNGLRWKQKIAKNQWKPINDVNEKEPIDGHDIITTIDVNIQDITHHALLDKLKFFEAEHGSAVVMETATGEIKAISNLGRDSNGGYYEKRNYAVWESHEPGSTFKLASLMVALDDKVIDTSTIVDTEKGRIYVNNRKVEDSHHGGYGKISVARVLEVSSNVGVVKVIQKYYDKNPQRFYDKIAEYGFTKPIGFQIQGEGKPYVPSPKDDSWSKISLEWMSWGYGISVTPMQTLMFYNAVANNGVMVKPRFVKELRREDKVEKVFETEVVNPKIASDETLSKLRKVLENVVVKGTGKSIYSSNFSMAGKSGTAKKYIPRTKNSKGEWEGGFYSSQRYVASFAGFFPADNPKYSCIVVIHDPKKKKGYYGATVAGPVFKEIAQKIYTTTPIDNQSVDDKIEFAAIDEKYLNFDKELNKEYQEVPDVRGMSGMDALALLENIGLKVQFTGVGKVKSQSLSKGEKLIKGRTIILKLS